One region of Ictalurus furcatus strain D&B chromosome 17, Billie_1.0, whole genome shotgun sequence genomic DNA includes:
- the scn4ba gene encoding sodium channel, voltage-gated, type IV, beta a, with the protein MDKRVHGKVDMEVWRTRGSILHRSTRSGDGIHASIVITLLIGVWCAQALEVSVGKAGFVEVMNGSSVLLPCSYSSCIGIKNLYFNWKYNDNGTMDMLCEGVIPAEGLEPHVTIAHERVMFVGSSKDSNISVLLWNVTFEDKGEYTCFARNPKEKNRNHSAVFNLIVVDQLKEVDNTLTLIIVSVIGGVIGLIIIVMVIKAVVIHFLNKNQEKNKECLVSSSGNDNTENGLSGSKADNKASPKA; encoded by the exons ATGGACAAACGTGTGCATGGAAAAGTGGACATGGAGGTGTGGAGGACTAGAGGATCAATCCTGCACAGAAGCACAAGATCTGGTGATGGGATCCATGCTAGCATAGTCATCACCCTTCTGATTG GGGTATGGTGTGCACAGGCATTGGAGGTATCAGTGGGGAAGGCTGGCTTTGTTGAGGTGATGAATGGCAGCTCTGTACTCTTACCTTGTAGCTACAGTAGCTGTATCGGCATCAAGAACCTGTACTTCAACTGGAAGTATAATGACAATGGGACAATGGATATG CTTTGTGAAGGAGTCATCCCAGCTGAGGGTTTGGAGCCCCATGTGACGATCGCCCATGAGCGTGTGATGTTCGTGGGCTCCAGTAAGGACAGTAACATTTCTGTCCTGCTGTGGAACGTCACCTTCGAGGATAAGGGCGAGTACACTTGCTTCGCCCGCAACCCCAAAGAGAAGAACCGAAACCACAGTGCCGTATTCAACCTCATCGTAGTTGACCAGC TTAAGGAAGTGGACAACACGTTGACGCTAATCATTGTATCCGTGATTGGAGGAGTTATTGGGTTGATCATTATAGTCATGGTAATAAAGGCAGTGGTCATCCATTTTCTCAACAAGAACCAGGAGAAAAA TAAAGAGTGCCTTGTGAGCTCTTCAGGAAATGACAACACAGAAAATGGCCTTTCAGGTTCCAAAGCAGACAACAAAGCATCACCAAaggcttaa